A stretch of Kaistella flava (ex Peng et al. 2021) DNA encodes these proteins:
- a CDS encoding GLPGLI family protein: MKKIIWLSLFLFIINFHTAQNKLDNDSYRITYLLKYKPDSTKLNIYNEDLFYLYITGTDSRFVAEKKMKKDSLLNAFAKNNNLFGGFAMENFPKPRNEYVIYSIKGVDTHIETLGLTTLGYSIVEKPKWILKKQLVKYEKFNCHVATSEYLGRKWTALYDNDISLTIGPYKFTNLPGLVLKVYDEQEDYVFSMVKIEKIDHTPITIREKFKNVTDRNVFMKAKNDFISNPYVGRPSGIRKVENPVRQKENTDRFKKSNSNPLELN; this comes from the coding sequence ATGAAAAAAATAATTTGGCTATCTCTTTTTTTGTTTATAATTAATTTCCATACTGCACAGAATAAGCTTGACAACGATTCTTATCGAATTACGTATCTATTAAAATACAAACCCGACTCAACTAAACTCAATATATATAATGAGGATCTATTCTATCTTTATATTACAGGAACGGATTCAAGGTTTGTGGCTGAAAAAAAAATGAAAAAGGATTCGTTGTTAAACGCATTTGCAAAGAACAACAACTTATTTGGCGGTTTTGCAATGGAGAATTTTCCTAAACCTAGAAACGAGTATGTTATATATAGTATTAAGGGAGTGGATACCCATATTGAAACGCTAGGGTTAACTACGCTCGGCTATTCAATCGTAGAAAAACCGAAATGGATTTTGAAGAAGCAATTAGTAAAATATGAGAAGTTTAATTGCCATGTTGCAACCTCGGAATACCTGGGAAGAAAGTGGACAGCTCTTTATGATAACGATATTTCTTTGACCATTGGTCCTTATAAATTCACCAACTTGCCCGGTTTAGTTTTGAAAGTTTATGATGAGCAAGAAGATTACGTTTTTAGCATGGTAAAGATTGAAAAAATAGATCACACTCCCATTACAATTAGAGAAAAGTTTAAGAATGTTACAGACAGAAATGTTTTTATGAAGGCAAAAAATGATTTTATTTCAAATCCTTATGTTGGTCGTCCATCAGGAATTAGAAAGGTCGAAAATCCTGTAAGGCAAAAGGAAAACACAGATAGATTTAAAAAGTCAAATAGCAATCCTTTAGAATTAAATTAA
- the rpsJ gene encoding 30S ribosomal protein S10, whose protein sequence is MSQRIRIKLKSYDYNLVDKSAEKIVKTVKATGAVVNGPIPLPTNKRIFTVLRSPHVNKKAREQFQLSAHKRLMDIYSSSSKTVDALMKLELPSGVDVEIKV, encoded by the coding sequence ATGTCACAAAGAATCAGAATAAAATTAAAATCTTACGATTACAATTTGGTAGACAAATCTGCTGAGAAAATCGTAAAAACGGTAAAAGCTACCGGTGCTGTTGTAAACGGTCCGATTCCTTTGCCAACGAATAAGAGAATCTTCACCGTGTTGAGATCTCCTCACGTAAACAAAAAAGCAAGAGAACAGTTCCAACTATCTGCACACAAAAGATTGATGGACATCTATTCTTCTTCTTCTAAAACTGTAGATGCCCTAATGAAATTAGAGTTACCTTCAGGAGTTGACGTAGAAATTAAAGTGTGA
- a CDS encoding GLPGLI family protein has protein sequence MKYLILFLFPFLLSAQTHRFIYEYQFKSDSLAKELIKENMILDINPEDVKFYPYFFAENDSINKLKNNNNSSWDDALPVLTRSLNTNKNISYVLLNDLFSIQTEDPVNWKLSTEIKKVANYNLQKATTTFGGRNWTAWFNTDINLNEGPYKFRGLPGLIFEIADDRNNFSFSLVKSYQLKSTYNTSEFLESFAGKKAIPISEKILRKKQLELFNDPLQDFKEMFKNSNGEGTFSVMGVKIKSLDQFKELTTMTQERMRKDNNPIELDKAIHYTKK, from the coding sequence ATGAAATATTTAATACTCTTTCTTTTTCCATTTCTACTTTCTGCCCAAACCCATCGTTTCATTTATGAATATCAATTCAAAAGCGATTCGCTTGCCAAAGAGTTGATAAAAGAAAATATGATTCTCGACATCAATCCCGAAGACGTAAAATTCTATCCTTACTTTTTTGCCGAAAACGATTCCATCAATAAACTCAAAAATAATAACAATTCAAGTTGGGACGATGCGCTTCCAGTTTTAACAAGAAGTCTGAATACTAATAAAAACATTTCTTATGTTTTATTAAATGATCTTTTTAGTATTCAAACTGAAGATCCAGTGAATTGGAAATTATCTACCGAAATAAAAAAGGTTGCAAATTATAATCTACAAAAAGCAACAACAACTTTCGGCGGAAGAAATTGGACCGCTTGGTTTAACACCGACATCAATTTGAATGAAGGACCTTATAAATTCCGTGGTTTACCAGGTTTGATTTTTGAAATTGCTGATGATAGAAATAACTTCAGTTTTAGCTTAGTCAAAAGTTATCAACTAAAATCAACATATAACACTTCTGAATTTTTAGAATCGTTCGCTGGCAAAAAAGCCATTCCGATCAGCGAGAAAATTTTACGAAAAAAACAGCTGGAATTATTTAATGATCCATTGCAAGATTTCAAAGAGATGTTTAAAAACAGTAATGGTGAAGGAACATTTTCCGTCATGGGCGTAAAGATTAAAAGTCTAGACCAGTTCAAAGAATTAACCACGATGACTCAAGAAAGAATGCGCAAGGACAATAATCCAATCGAACTGGATAAAGCCATTCACTATACGAAAAAATAG
- a CDS encoding GLPGLI family protein, producing MKNILLILVFSFAQLNGQIKFKTNFTIPNKPLQLKELGKSTHNFYYKVKFSTDKKSPTKREAICLLQIGENISKFFEYNQLRQDSIIQKYDKKEILNAREVEEILNRRVAWSTEIIKFEEKLNVQDKFRDLYQYEETKPKFKWKVEEGSKIILNYSCNKATMEFGGRNYTAWYAKGIPINNGPYKFEGLPGLILEIYDSTLDFHFEAIAVDQTPLPIYVRNDKKIFVVSKEKFRSVQISYYENPGFFHGNAFGADGKELPKNSKKLPYNLIELE from the coding sequence ATGAAGAATATTTTACTCATTTTGGTTTTTTCATTTGCCCAATTAAACGGTCAAATTAAATTTAAGACAAACTTCACTATTCCGAATAAGCCTCTTCAATTAAAAGAATTAGGAAAAAGTACGCATAATTTTTATTATAAAGTTAAATTTAGTACTGATAAAAAATCACCAACTAAAAGAGAAGCGATATGCTTACTTCAAATTGGTGAAAATATTTCAAAATTTTTTGAGTATAATCAATTAAGACAAGATTCCATCATTCAAAAATATGATAAGAAAGAGATTCTAAATGCACGGGAAGTTGAAGAAATATTAAATAGGAGAGTAGCATGGTCTACTGAAATTATAAAATTTGAGGAGAAACTTAATGTACAGGATAAATTTAGAGATCTCTACCAATATGAGGAGACAAAACCTAAATTTAAATGGAAAGTGGAAGAAGGTTCAAAAATAATATTAAACTACAGTTGTAATAAAGCAACCATGGAGTTTGGTGGAAGGAATTATACTGCTTGGTACGCGAAGGGAATTCCGATCAATAATGGACCTTATAAATTTGAAGGTTTACCTGGTTTGATATTAGAAATTTACGATTCTACACTTGATTTTCATTTTGAAGCAATCGCGGTGGATCAAACCCCGCTGCCGATTTATGTACGCAATGACAAAAAAATATTTGTAGTTTCTAAAGAAAAATTCAGGAGCGTACAGATCAGTTATTATGAAAATCCAGGTTTTTTTCACGGAAATGCCTTTGGTGCAGATGGTAAAGAATTGCCGAAAAACTCAAAAAAATTACCTTATAATTTAATAGAACTGGAATAA
- the rpsL gene encoding 30S ribosomal protein S12, translating to MPTIQQLVRKGRVSLAKKSKSAALESCPQRRGVCTRVYTTTPKKPNSALRKVARVRLSNGKEVNAYIPGEGHNLQEHSIVLVRGGRVKDLPGVRYHIVRGALDTAGVAGRTQRRSKYGAKRPKPGQAAAAPAKGKKK from the coding sequence ATGCCTACTATTCAACAATTAGTAAGAAAAGGAAGAGTCTCGCTTGCCAAGAAGAGCAAATCGGCCGCCCTTGAATCTTGTCCACAAAGACGAGGTGTATGTACAAGAGTATATACTACCACACCTAAGAAACCTAACTCTGCACTTAGAAAAGTTGCAAGGGTAAGACTTTCAAACGGTAAAGAAGTTAACGCCTATATCCCGGGCGAAGGACATAATTTACAAGAGCACTCGATAGTATTGGTTAGAGGCGGAAGGGTGAAAGACCTACCGGGAGTACGTTATCACATTGTTCGTGGAGCTTTGGATACCGCAGGAGTAGCTGGGAGAACCCAGAGAAGATCTAAGTACGGAGCAAAAAGACCAAAACCAGGTCAAGCTGCGGCAGCACCTGCAAAAGGTAAGAAAAAGTAA
- the rpsJ gene encoding 30S ribosomal protein S10 yields MKLKSYDYNLVDKSAEKIVRTVKATGAVVNGPIPLPTNKRIFTVLRSPHVNKKAREHFQLSAHKRLMDIYSSSSKTVDALMKLELPSGVDVEIKV; encoded by the coding sequence ATTAAATTAAAATCTTACGATTACAATTTGGTAGACAAATCTGCTGAGAAAATCGTTAGAACGGTAAAAGCCACGGGCGCTGTAGTAAACGGTCCGATTCCTTTGCCAACGAATAAGAGAATCTTCACCGTGTTGAGATCTCCTCACGTAAACAAAAAAGCAAGAGAACATTTCCAACTATCTGCACACAAAAGATTGATGGACATCTATTCTTCTTCTTCTAAAACTGTAGATGCCCTAATGAAATTAGAGTTACCTTCAGGAGTTGACGTAGAAATTAAAGTGTGA
- the fusA gene encoding elongation factor G encodes MARDLKYTRNIGIAAHIDAGKTTTTERILFYTGKTHKLGETHQGSSQMDWMEQEAERGITITSAATTCKWVFPRFNGEPTPDAHEYHFNIIDTPGHVDFTVEVNRSLRVLDGLVFLFSAVDGVEPQSETNWRLADNYNVARMGFVNKMDRQGADFLMVVNQVKEMLGSNAVPIVLPIGAEETFTGVVDLIKNRAIMWHDETQGATFDVVPIPEDMLDEVHSYREKLVEAVADYDDTLMEKFFEDPDSISEDEINAALRKATIDMSIIPMTCGSSFKNKGVQFMLDAVCKYLPSPMDKEAIYGTNPKTDEEISRQPSVTEPFSALAFKIATDPFVGRLAFFRAYSGRLDAGSYVLNTRSGNKERISRIYQMHANKQNPVEYIEAGDIGAAVGFKDIKTGDTLCDEKAPIVLESMVFPDPVIGIAVEPKTKADQDKMGNALAKLSEEDPTFQVKTDEASGQTIISGMGELHLDILIDRMRREFKVEVNQGEPQVEYKENLTMTASHREVYKKQSGGRGKFADIQFELGPTDDGKAGLVFVNEIKGGNVPREFIPSVEKGFKESMKNGPLAGFEVEGIKVTLKDGSFHAVDSDALSFELAAKMGFREAGKKAKPVIMEPIMKLEVVTPEEYMGDIVGDLNRRRGTVNGMDDRNNAKVIKGFVPLSEMFGYVTSLRTLSSGRATSSMEFEKYEAAPQSVAEKVIEKARG; translated from the coding sequence ATGGCAAGAGATCTTAAGTATACAAGAAATATTGGTATCGCTGCGCACATTGATGCAGGGAAGACCACCACTACAGAAAGAATTTTATTTTACACAGGTAAAACACACAAGTTAGGAGAAACTCACCAAGGTTCATCACAAATGGACTGGATGGAGCAGGAAGCTGAAAGAGGTATTACAATTACTTCTGCAGCAACTACTTGTAAATGGGTATTCCCAAGATTTAACGGAGAACCTACTCCGGATGCACACGAATACCACTTTAATATTATCGATACACCAGGACACGTAGATTTTACGGTTGAGGTAAATCGTTCATTAAGAGTATTAGATGGTTTAGTATTTTTATTCTCGGCGGTTGATGGTGTTGAGCCTCAATCAGAAACCAACTGGAGATTGGCTGACAATTACAACGTTGCGAGAATGGGATTTGTAAACAAAATGGACAGACAAGGTGCTGACTTCCTTATGGTTGTAAACCAAGTTAAGGAAATGTTAGGATCGAATGCAGTGCCAATCGTTTTACCAATCGGTGCTGAAGAAACCTTCACTGGTGTAGTTGACTTGATTAAGAACCGTGCTATTATGTGGCATGATGAAACTCAAGGTGCTACTTTCGACGTAGTTCCAATTCCGGAAGATATGTTGGATGAAGTTCACTCATACAGAGAAAAATTAGTTGAAGCAGTTGCTGATTATGATGACACTTTGATGGAGAAATTCTTCGAAGATCCGGATTCAATTTCAGAAGACGAAATCAACGCTGCTTTGAGAAAAGCAACCATCGATATGTCGATTATCCCAATGACTTGTGGTTCTTCATTTAAGAATAAAGGAGTACAGTTTATGTTGGATGCAGTATGTAAATACTTGCCTTCACCAATGGATAAAGAAGCTATTTATGGTACAAATCCAAAAACAGATGAGGAAATCTCAAGACAACCATCTGTTACAGAACCTTTTTCAGCTTTAGCATTTAAGATTGCTACCGATCCTTTCGTAGGAAGATTGGCATTCTTTAGAGCATATTCAGGTAGATTAGATGCTGGTTCTTATGTATTAAACACAAGATCTGGTAACAAAGAAAGAATTTCTAGAATCTATCAAATGCACGCTAACAAGCAAAATCCTGTAGAATATATTGAAGCAGGAGATATTGGTGCAGCTGTAGGATTTAAAGATATTAAAACTGGAGATACTTTGTGTGATGAGAAAGCGCCAATCGTTCTAGAATCGATGGTATTCCCAGATCCAGTAATCGGTATCGCAGTAGAACCTAAAACAAAAGCAGATCAGGATAAAATGGGTAACGCTTTGGCAAAATTGTCCGAAGAAGATCCTACTTTCCAAGTGAAAACTGACGAAGCTTCTGGTCAAACGATTATTTCAGGAATGGGTGAACTTCACCTTGACATCTTGATCGATCGTATGAGAAGAGAATTCAAAGTTGAAGTTAACCAAGGTGAACCTCAAGTAGAATACAAAGAAAACCTTACAATGACCGCTAGCCATAGAGAAGTTTACAAAAAACAATCAGGTGGTAGAGGTAAATTTGCTGATATTCAGTTCGAATTAGGACCAACCGATGACGGTAAAGCAGGTCTGGTATTCGTAAATGAAATCAAAGGTGGTAACGTTCCAAGAGAATTTATCCCATCTGTAGAAAAAGGTTTCAAAGAATCTATGAAAAACGGTCCTTTAGCAGGATTTGAAGTAGAAGGAATTAAAGTAACTTTGAAAGACGGATCTTTCCACGCAGTGGATTCAGATGCATTATCTTTCGAACTTGCAGCAAAAATGGGCTTCAGAGAAGCAGGTAAAAAAGCGAAACCAGTTATCATGGAACCTATCATGAAATTGGAAGTAGTAACTCCGGAAGAATACATGGGAGATATCGTAGGTGACCTTAACAGAAGAAGAGGAACCGTAAACGGTATGGACGACAGAAACAATGCAAAAGTGATTAAAGGCTTTGTACCACTTTCTGAAATGTTCGGATATGTAACTTCATTGAGAACCCTATCTTCAGGTAGAGCAACATCTTCTATGGAATTCGAAAAATACGAAGCAGCGCCACAAAGTGTAGCTGAAAAAGTAATCGAAAAAGCTAGAGGTTAA
- a CDS encoding DUF1294 domain-containing protein, protein MNPFQQAYLLTLSIGSFIYFAVDKIKAKKHQKRVPENSLLLLTLFGGTIGSVLGMIIFNHKTAKKSFIIKMLVVILIQILILYLIYNYHQ, encoded by the coding sequence ATGAATCCATTTCAACAGGCATATTTGCTAACCCTTTCCATTGGAAGTTTCATCTATTTCGCTGTAGATAAAATCAAAGCGAAAAAACACCAAAAAAGAGTCCCTGAAAATTCTTTGCTCTTACTCACGCTATTCGGCGGAACAATCGGCTCAGTTTTAGGAATGATCATCTTTAATCATAAAACAGCGAAGAAGAGTTTTATAATCAAAATGTTGGTGGTGATATTGATTCAAATTTTAATTTTATATTTGATTTATAATTATCACCAATGA
- the rpsG gene encoding 30S ribosomal protein S7 codes for MRKTKAKKRALLPDPKFDDQLVTRFVNNLMYDGKKSIAFKIFYDALDIVESKKGENEKTSLEIWKDALTNVMPHVEVRSRRIGGANFQIPMPIRADRKISMAMKWLIKYSKARNDKSMAQKLATEVIAAAKEEGAAYKKKTDTHRMAEANKAFSHFKF; via the coding sequence ATGAGAAAGACAAAAGCGAAAAAAAGAGCGTTGTTACCGGATCCTAAATTTGATGATCAACTGGTAACAAGATTTGTAAACAATTTGATGTATGACGGTAAAAAGTCAATCGCATTCAAAATTTTCTATGATGCATTAGATATCGTAGAAAGCAAAAAAGGAGAAAACGAAAAAACTTCTTTGGAAATTTGGAAAGATGCTTTAACCAACGTTATGCCTCACGTAGAAGTACGTTCAAGAAGAATCGGTGGTGCTAACTTCCAGATCCCAATGCCAATTCGTGCTGATAGAAAGATTTCTATGGCAATGAAATGGTTAATTAAATATTCTAAAGCAAGAAACGATAAATCAATGGCTCAGAAATTAGCTACTGAAGTTATTGCTGCTGCTAAAGAAGAAGGTGCTGCGTACAAAAAGAAAACAGACACTCATAGAATGGCTGAAGCAAACAAAGCATTTTCACACTTTAAATTCTAA